A DNA window from Euleptes europaea isolate rEulEur1 chromosome 20, rEulEur1.hap1, whole genome shotgun sequence contains the following coding sequences:
- the LRRC49 gene encoding leucine-rich repeat-containing protein 49 yields the protein MVPSKCRPSVGGRAGHAGSNFGLHLVLQMTSAADRAKPLEFRIRNEQAFLHSRLLQPDLDKNRSGRLDGKLSPISRTRKVYVPMTANLGDIPSLDSKHLSGSVTPFGEGPFVTPAKHRIRHGCHSAGATVSDNTNCGNGAFPLVHRTAEEKIRHTDRLTFERQKLTVCPVIDREEHLRLLNFQHNYITRIQNISNLKQLVFLDLYDNQIEEISGLSTLQSLRVLLLGNNRIQKISNLEALINLDVLDLHGNQIARIENLNHLSNLRVLNLARNSLMCVENINGLESLAELNLRYNQIASVKDVNALPCLQRLFLSFNNISCFDDIVCLADSSSLSDVTLDGNPIAQETWYKHTVLHHMMQLRQLDMKKITEEERRLASVAIRKEEEKRRESHKQALLKEKKRLTISNIARQWESQQNHLARLSSKQESNTDDDSCQDNQNNAYGLSEETRSLESLLSKSVQGLSIIDCHLVEVEGDTLYLYGSGALESLDRNWSVQTAGNVATIAFIFIDFDELVPVLPKLRIKFPNFVHLKFKETKLVMLQQFNALAQVRRMEQLTVDAQGNRVVSFTLWKYYVLFRLSHFNLQKINGVEVTQNDLIMAENLFGILAYVASSDLPYCNLLSLLGETRKKQLCYLLEAKGKKLGAAGEEGSDRRKLGGENLSRSMLSYTTRDSQAEKLEEAADRKRFCHAYVQDLVKDAADIHTKNESLQKLWPQMFIELVRDAVIEIRSKDSYTKLCLQRIASQKS from the exons ATGGTGCCCAGCAAATGCCGGCCCTCGGTGGGCGGCCGGGCGGGGCACGcg GGTAGCAATTTTGGGCTTCATCTGGTTCTCCAAATGACATCGGCGGCAGACAGAGCGAAACCT CTTGAGTTCCGGATTCGCAACGAGCAGGCGTTTCTTCACAGCAGGCTCTTGCAGCCCGATCTGGATAAAAATCGTTCAGGAAGACTAG ATGGAAAATTAAGTCCTATATCACGCACTAGAAAGGTGTATGTCCCCATGACAGCTAACTTGGGAGATATTCCCAGCCTGGATTCGAAACATCTCTCGGGCTCAGTGACCCCTTTCGGCGAGGGGCCTTTTGTGACTCCTGCAAAACATAGAATTCGACATGGCTGCCACAGCGCCGGCGCCACCGTTTCAG ACAATACAAATTGTGGAAATGGCGCCTTTCCCTTGGTGCACCGTACTGCAGAAGAGAAAATAAGGCACACCGATAGGCTGACGTTTGAAAG GCAAAAGCTGACAGTCTGTCCAGTGATTGACAGAGAAGAACACCTGCGTTTGCTGAACTTCCAGCATAACTATATAACTCGGATCCAGAACATTTCGAATTTGAAGCAGCTCGTGTTCTTAGATTTGTACGATAATCAGATAGAAGAAATAAGCGGCCTTTCCACGCTCCAGTCCCTCCGTGTCCTTCTTTTGGGAAACAACAG AATACAGAAGATATCCAACCTGGAGGCCCTTATAAACCTTGATGTGTTGGATCTGCATGGCAATCAG ATTGCTCGGATAGAAAATCTCAACCATTTAAGCAATCTCCGAGTGCTAAACCTTGCCCGAAACAGCTTAATGTGCGTGGAGAACATTAATGGGCTGGAATCGCTGGCAGAACTCAATCTTCGATACAATCAAATCGCCTCTGTT AAAGATGTGAACGCTTTGCCCTGCCTCCAGCGTCTGTTCCTCAGCTTTAACAATATATCTTG CTTCGATGACATTGTGTGCCTGGCTGACTCCTCGTCCCTTTCCGACGTTACCCTAGATGGCAACCCGATAGCGCAGGAGACATGGTACAAGCACACCGTTCTCCATCATATGATGCAGCTGCGGCAGCTAGACATGAAGAAAATCACG GAAGAAGAAAGGCGCTTGGCCTCCGTTGCGATCcgaaaggaggaagagaagaggcgTGAAAGCCACAAGCAGGCCTTACTGAAG GAAAAGAAGCGTTTAACAATTAGCAATATCGCACGCCAGTGGGAGAGCCAGCAGAACCACCTTGCCCGCCTGTCTTCCAAGCAAGAGAGTAACACCGATGACGACTCCTGCCAGGACAACCAAAACAACGCATATGGCTTGTCTGAAGAAACCAG GTCTCTTGAGTCCCTGTTGAGCAAAAGCGTACAGGGGTTGTCCATCATAGACTGTCACTTGGTCGAAGTAGAAGGAGACACCCTGTATTTGTATGGCTCGGGGGCTCTGGAATCCCTGGACCGGAACTGGAGTGTTCAGACGGCTGGAAACGTCGCCACGATTGCCTTCATTTTCATAGACTTTGACGAACTTGTTCCAGTATTACCCAAGCTAAGGATTAAATTTCCTAACTTTGTG cacTTGAAGTTCAAGGAGACCAAACTCGTCATGCTGCAGCAGTTCAACGCCTTAGCGCAGGTCCGCCGCATGGAGCAGCTGACGGTGGACGCCCAGGGGAACCGGGTGGTCAGCTTTACCTTGTGGAAGTACTACGTCCTGTTCCGGCTGAGCCATTTCAACCTGCAGAAGATCAACGGGGTGGAG GTTACACAGAACGACTTGATAATGGCTGAAAACCTGTTCGGCATCCTGGCGTATGTCGCGTCTTCAGATTTACCTTACTGCAACCTTCTTTCGCTGCTCGGAGAAACCAG GAAAAAGCAATTGTGTTATCTTTTGGAGGCCAAGGGGAAGAAATTGGGGGCTGCTGGCGAAGAGGGCAGCGACCGGCGTAAGCTCGGAGGGGAGAATTTGAGCCGGTCTATGTTGAGCTACACCACGCGGGACTCCCAGGCAGAGAAGCTGGAG GAAGCAGCGGACAGGAAGAGGTTCTGCCATGCCTACGTCCAAGACTTGGTGAAGGATGCAGCCGACATCCATACGAAAAACGAGTCCCTGCAGAAGCTCTGGCCGCAGATGTTCATTGAGCTTGTGCGGGACGCGGTGATCGAGATCCGCAGCAAGGATTCCTACACGAAGCTCTGCCTGCAGCGAATCGCCAGTCAGAAGTCGTGA